From one Dyella sp. 2HG41-7 genomic stretch:
- a CDS encoding TIGR02449 family protein has protein sequence MNSPDAKFELAALHQQLDRLIDYVHRLSEENRSLRHSQEQLANERAGLLARNEQARSRVEAMIQRLKALENNG, from the coding sequence ATGAACTCACCCGACGCCAAATTCGAACTAGCCGCCCTGCATCAGCAGCTCGATCGGCTGATCGATTATGTCCATCGGCTGAGTGAAGAAAATCGCAGCCTGCGCCACAGCCAGGAACAGCTGGCGAACGAACGCGCGGGTTTGCTGGCACGCAACGAACAAGCGCGCAGCCGCGTCGAAGCGATGATCCAACGACTCAAGGCGCTCGAGAACAATGGCTGA
- a CDS encoding phospholipase C, phosphocholine-specific, whose translation MSRRRFLQLLGSTTLASMLPASIARALEIPAHRRTGTIEDVEHIVILMQENRSFDHYFGSLKGVRGFGDPRPVNLTTGESVWYQPDGSGYVLPFHPTAPDLGLQFLEDLAHDWTSTHAAWNAGQYDQWVLNKGTTTMAYLTREDIPFHYALADAFTICDAYHCSVMGPTDPNRYYMWTGWVGNDGAGGGPVIDNAEAGYGWSTYPEVLQNAGISWKLYQDAGTGLDAAGFWGWTDNAYIGNYGDNSLLYFLQYRNAQPGSPLYQGARTGTQISAGGSLFDELRSDVMANKLPQVSWIVAPEAYTEHPNWPANYGAWYVSQVLDALTSNPEVFSKTALFITYDENDGFFDHAVPPCVPPSDAQGQSTVSIANEIFPGTVNYPAGPYGLGPRVPMIVVSPWSKGGWVCSEVFDHTSIIRFIEQRYANSHPGLQESNITAWRRSVCGDLTSAFDFSKPNGAQPPLPSTNAYVPPDQLRHPDYSPTPPSIQALPDQEPGIKPARALPYALQAIGRVEDGQLRVDFHNEGRVGACFHVRTSDASKGPWFYTVEAEKSLSATWPAQAAYELHAYGPNGFVRSFKGDGASRKTTLHVANRYDREKARVVLTLANEGRDFCNVSVENVYNGESISYMLKPGEQVERSWMLSDSYGWYDLIVRADAEAGFIRRLAGHVETGESSVTDPAIAQQRWQNFQKL comes from the coding sequence ATGAGTCGCCGTAGATTTCTGCAGCTATTGGGCAGCACCACGCTGGCGTCGATGCTGCCTGCAAGTATCGCGCGCGCTTTGGAGATTCCCGCGCATCGACGCACCGGTACGATCGAAGATGTCGAGCACATCGTGATCCTGATGCAGGAAAACCGCTCTTTCGATCACTATTTCGGCTCGCTCAAAGGTGTGCGCGGATTTGGCGATCCGCGTCCGGTGAATCTGACGACCGGCGAATCGGTTTGGTATCAGCCCGACGGATCAGGCTATGTGTTGCCGTTCCATCCCACGGCGCCGGATCTGGGGCTTCAATTTCTGGAAGACCTCGCGCACGATTGGACGAGCACGCATGCCGCGTGGAACGCCGGTCAGTACGATCAATGGGTGCTTAACAAGGGCACCACCACGATGGCGTATCTGACGCGCGAAGACATCCCGTTTCACTACGCGCTCGCCGATGCGTTCACCATTTGCGACGCATATCACTGCTCGGTGATGGGCCCGACCGATCCGAATCGTTATTACATGTGGACGGGTTGGGTCGGCAACGATGGCGCCGGCGGCGGTCCGGTCATCGACAACGCTGAAGCGGGATACGGCTGGTCGACGTATCCGGAAGTCCTGCAAAACGCGGGTATTTCGTGGAAGCTTTATCAGGACGCCGGCACGGGACTCGACGCGGCCGGGTTTTGGGGCTGGACGGACAACGCGTACATCGGCAATTACGGCGACAACTCGCTGTTGTATTTCCTGCAATATCGCAACGCGCAGCCGGGCAGCCCGCTATACCAGGGCGCAAGAACCGGCACCCAAATTTCCGCGGGCGGTTCGCTGTTCGACGAATTGCGTAGCGACGTGATGGCCAACAAACTGCCGCAAGTGTCGTGGATCGTGGCGCCCGAAGCGTATACGGAGCATCCGAATTGGCCGGCGAATTACGGCGCGTGGTATGTGTCGCAAGTGTTGGATGCGCTGACCAGCAATCCCGAGGTTTTCAGTAAAACGGCGCTCTTCATCACCTACGACGAAAACGACGGGTTCTTCGATCACGCCGTGCCGCCGTGCGTGCCGCCTTCCGATGCGCAAGGCCAGTCGACGGTTAGCATTGCGAACGAGATTTTTCCGGGCACTGTGAACTACCCGGCCGGCCCCTACGGCCTAGGTCCGCGCGTGCCGATGATCGTGGTGTCGCCGTGGAGCAAGGGTGGTTGGGTGTGTTCCGAAGTGTTCGACCACACATCGATCATCCGTTTTATCGAACAGCGTTATGCGAACAGCCATCCGGGGTTGCAGGAATCCAATATTACGGCGTGGCGTCGCAGCGTTTGTGGCGATCTGACGTCGGCGTTCGATTTCTCCAAGCCGAATGGCGCGCAGCCGCCATTGCCGAGCACGAATGCATACGTGCCGCCGGATCAACTTCGTCATCCCGATTATTCGCCGACGCCACCGTCGATTCAGGCATTGCCGGATCAGGAGCCTGGCATCAAGCCCGCGCGCGCGTTGCCGTACGCGTTGCAGGCGATCGGTCGCGTAGAAGATGGTCAACTTCGTGTCGATTTCCATAACGAAGGTCGCGTTGGCGCCTGTTTCCATGTGCGCACAAGCGATGCGTCCAAAGGTCCATGGTTTTATACGGTGGAAGCGGAAAAATCGCTTTCGGCGACGTGGCCGGCGCAAGCTGCGTATGAGCTACACGCTTACGGGCCGAACGGTTTTGTTAGAAGCTTCAAAGGCGATGGCGCATCGCGCAAGACAACGTTGCACGTTGCCAATCGCTACGATCGCGAAAAAGCGCGCGTCGTGCTGACGCTGGCGAACGAAGGCCGCGATTTCTGCAACGTCTCCGTCGAAAATGTGTACAACGGCGAGTCGATCTCTTACATGCTCAAGCCCGGCGAGCAAGTCGAGCGATCTTGGATGTTGAGCGACAGCTACGGCTGGTACGACCTGATCGTGCGCGCCGATGCGGAAGCGGGATTCATACGGCGCCTCGCGGGACACGTGGAAACGGGCGAATCGAGCGTGACCGATCCGGCTATCGCGCAACAGCGGTGGCAGAACTTCCAGAAGCTTTGA
- the pepQ gene encoding Xaa-Pro dipeptidase → MSHDLAPLYAQHIATLRQRADKALALGNFDHLLIAASTPLRKYLDDQDYPFVANPHFLHWLPLTNAPGSWMVYTPGNKPKLIFVQPHDYWHVVPDAPSGYWVDQFDITVVHTFAEAVDALPKGHRAVIAPECPSIHGVEANNPPAVVNYLHWHRSYKTPYELALMRQASRVGTRAHRAAEKAFRAGESEFGIQMAYLAAAAQTAAELPYANIVGLNEHGAVLHYTNFDRTPPKQSRSFLIDAGGSASGYASDITRTYAATGHHEFQALIDSVDRAQQSFAAKVKAGQSYPDLHIHAHHVLADVLREHGVIRMSAESAVQSGVTSTFFPHGLGHPIGLQVHDVAGFQANEHGGSIPRPEGHPYLRMTRVLEPGMIVTIEPGLYFIDMLLEELRAKPAAKDIDWAKVEAFRPYGGIRIEDDVVCTDSEPENLTRNAFAVN, encoded by the coding sequence ATGAGTCACGATCTTGCTCCGCTGTACGCCCAACACATCGCCACCCTGCGCCAACGCGCGGACAAGGCGCTGGCCTTGGGCAATTTCGATCATCTGCTGATCGCCGCCAGCACGCCCTTGCGCAAATACCTCGACGACCAGGATTACCCCTTCGTCGCTAATCCGCATTTCCTTCATTGGCTGCCTCTGACGAATGCACCGGGCAGCTGGATGGTTTACACGCCGGGCAACAAGCCGAAGCTGATCTTCGTGCAGCCGCACGATTACTGGCACGTGGTGCCAGACGCACCGAGCGGTTACTGGGTGGATCAGTTCGACATCACGGTGGTGCACACGTTTGCCGAAGCCGTCGACGCGTTGCCGAAAGGCCATCGTGCGGTGATCGCGCCGGAATGCCCAAGCATTCACGGCGTCGAAGCGAACAATCCGCCAGCGGTGGTGAACTACCTGCACTGGCATCGCAGCTACAAAACGCCCTATGAATTGGCTTTGATGCGCCAAGCCAGCCGCGTCGGTACGCGCGCGCATCGCGCTGCGGAAAAAGCATTCCGTGCGGGCGAAAGCGAATTCGGCATCCAGATGGCGTATCTGGCCGCAGCCGCGCAAACGGCTGCGGAACTGCCGTATGCCAATATCGTGGGCTTGAACGAACACGGCGCGGTGCTGCACTACACGAATTTCGATCGCACGCCGCCGAAACAAAGCCGTTCGTTTCTGATCGATGCCGGCGGCAGCGCATCCGGTTACGCCAGCGATATCACGCGCACGTATGCTGCGACGGGGCATCACGAATTCCAGGCCCTGATCGACAGTGTCGATCGTGCGCAACAAAGTTTCGCCGCCAAAGTGAAAGCCGGACAGAGTTATCCGGACCTACACATCCATGCGCATCATGTACTGGCCGATGTGCTGCGCGAGCACGGTGTGATCCGCATGAGTGCCGAAAGCGCAGTGCAATCGGGCGTGACGTCGACGTTTTTTCCGCACGGACTCGGTCATCCGATCGGCTTGCAGGTGCACGATGTCGCGGGTTTCCAGGCAAACGAGCACGGCGGCAGTATTCCGCGCCCGGAAGGTCACCCCTATTTGCGCATGACGCGTGTGCTGGAACCGGGCATGATCGTCACCATCGAGCCCGGTTTGTATTTCATCGACATGCTGTTGGAAGAACTGCGCGCAAAGCCCGCCGCCAAAGATATCGACTGGGCCAAAGTGGAGGCGTTCCGACCCTACGGCGGCATTCGCATCGAGGATGATGTCGTGTGCACGGACAGCGAGCCCGAAAACCTCACGCGCAATGCGTTTGCCGTCAACTGA
- a CDS encoding DUF1631 family protein — translation MDVEPKVHPPFAAGGSHADLGRMPLRTRKLIDAACVQCDHWLEPTMRLCLDRFDKQLYAQAEKSRGHLEQQRFFDSRHQVQQGRTAFLQLFSAKLRESFECMGDAEDDPSSQLSSLHSLTLLDRTEHELTAALDKLAARAEAHNGQMLSELSYRLAVLVASPPLEGKALPVGPQNMARILRIASDPMNLPIEHRLILLQVFESSVGATLVSLYEGVNNKLLADGILPQLRAFAVVRPTHGPAHAGATGPAAPAPAAAPAPATERSNEPIAVLETLRDLLARQRVGAHSTAPAPGVRTATADELQTALSALQQHMIQVTDRTSRELRSAQLLHEELVQQLNVGQPAGAPRMELTTEQGDTVELVALLFEQLAHQLHQGPDARALLGNLQLPLLRLAVTDREFFNRREHPARQMLGKLTETIDTWMQGPNGETDHQLLAKLTQLVERTQNEPPTAGLYTSLLADIEHHLGQLARKAQATERRHVEAMQGRERLEQARRRADELMAERFAVAAPRGLLRTLLERAWTDVLALTLLRHGEHSDSFLHQLRVTDQLLGQFPVSDAAALRLDVEIGLQQIGMNVDESEQVAQRLISAEAPTSVEPAEPAAPEKLILDFPEVVDTPVAQEEPKQPPAPTAPPVVAPKPQPPIVRTADAPSATDLAIRLKQRQRLGEQRNQEAAAPQPTHAAVVPPLGLREARIFNHLRQLPFGTWFEFIDRASDKTTQYKLAWFSPVSGNSLFVNRRGQRSDVMNLQELARAIAEDRVRELPPQQDNLLDRAWHALTTNLLRPASSLPEARS, via the coding sequence ATGGACGTCGAGCCGAAGGTTCATCCACCGTTTGCCGCTGGCGGCAGCCATGCCGACCTCGGGCGGATGCCTCTGCGTACGCGCAAACTGATCGATGCCGCCTGCGTGCAGTGCGATCACTGGCTCGAACCCACGATGCGCCTGTGCCTGGATCGCTTCGACAAGCAGCTGTACGCGCAAGCCGAGAAGTCTCGCGGCCACCTCGAGCAGCAGCGCTTTTTCGATAGCCGTCACCAGGTGCAACAAGGACGCACGGCGTTCCTGCAATTGTTCTCCGCCAAACTGCGCGAAAGTTTCGAGTGCATGGGCGACGCGGAAGACGATCCGTCCAGCCAATTGTCGAGTCTGCATTCGCTCACGCTGCTCGATCGCACCGAACACGAATTGACCGCCGCGCTCGACAAACTGGCGGCGCGCGCCGAAGCGCATAACGGACAGATGCTGTCCGAATTGTCGTATCGCTTGGCCGTACTGGTGGCATCGCCGCCGTTGGAAGGCAAAGCCTTGCCGGTCGGCCCGCAAAACATGGCGCGCATTCTGCGCATCGCCAGCGATCCGATGAATCTGCCGATCGAACACCGGCTGATTTTGTTGCAAGTGTTCGAAAGCAGCGTCGGCGCCACCCTGGTTTCTCTGTACGAAGGCGTCAACAACAAATTGCTCGCCGACGGCATCCTGCCGCAATTGCGCGCCTTTGCGGTCGTGCGGCCTACGCACGGCCCCGCTCACGCGGGCGCAACGGGTCCGGCCGCGCCAGCACCTGCAGCCGCGCCTGCTCCAGCAACGGAACGCAGCAACGAGCCGATCGCCGTGCTGGAAACCTTGCGCGATCTGCTCGCGCGCCAGCGCGTCGGCGCGCACAGCACGGCGCCAGCGCCCGGCGTACGCACCGCAACGGCGGACGAATTGCAAACTGCGCTGTCGGCGCTGCAGCAACATATGATCCAAGTGACGGATCGCACCAGCCGCGAACTCCGCAGCGCGCAGCTTTTGCATGAAGAGCTCGTGCAGCAACTCAACGTCGGCCAGCCGGCCGGCGCGCCGCGCATGGAGCTGACGACCGAACAAGGCGACACAGTCGAACTCGTCGCTCTGTTGTTCGAACAGCTCGCGCACCAATTGCATCAAGGTCCGGATGCCCGGGCATTGCTCGGTAATCTGCAACTGCCGTTGTTGCGACTGGCGGTGACCGATCGCGAGTTTTTCAATCGACGCGAGCACCCAGCTCGTCAAATGCTCGGCAAGCTCACCGAAACCATCGACACCTGGATGCAGGGACCGAACGGTGAGACCGACCACCAGTTGCTCGCCAAACTCACGCAGTTGGTGGAGCGCACGCAGAACGAGCCGCCGACCGCCGGCCTCTACACCAGCTTGCTCGCCGATATTGAACATCACCTTGGTCAGCTCGCACGCAAAGCGCAAGCGACCGAGCGTCGCCACGTCGAAGCCATGCAAGGTCGCGAGCGTTTGGAGCAAGCGCGCCGTCGCGCCGACGAATTGATGGCCGAACGCTTCGCCGTCGCCGCACCGCGTGGCTTGTTGCGCACGCTGCTCGAACGCGCATGGACGGACGTGTTGGCGCTGACGCTGCTGCGTCATGGCGAACACAGCGATTCGTTCCTGCATCAACTGCGCGTCACCGATCAGTTGCTCGGGCAGTTCCCGGTCAGCGATGCGGCGGCGTTACGGCTGGACGTGGAAATCGGCCTGCAGCAAATCGGCATGAATGTCGATGAATCCGAGCAAGTAGCGCAGCGTTTGATCAGCGCGGAAGCGCCGACAAGTGTCGAACCGGCTGAGCCTGCCGCGCCGGAGAAGTTGATCCTCGACTTTCCGGAAGTCGTCGATACGCCCGTCGCCCAGGAAGAACCCAAGCAACCGCCAGCGCCGACCGCACCGCCGGTGGTTGCGCCGAAACCGCAACCGCCCATCGTGCGTACGGCCGATGCGCCCAGCGCCACCGATTTGGCTATTCGCTTGAAACAGCGCCAACGCCTGGGCGAGCAACGCAATCAGGAAGCAGCCGCTCCGCAACCGACGCACGCTGCGGTCGTACCACCGCTGGGTTTGCGCGAAGCGCGCATCTTCAACCACCTGCGTCAATTGCCGTTCGGCACATGGTTCGAATTTATCGACAGGGCGAGCGACAAGACCACGCAATACAAGCTGGCGTGGTTCTCGCCGGTATCGGGCAATAGTCTGTTTGTGAATCGCCGCGGCCAACGCAGCGACGTCATGAACCTGCAGGAACTCGCCCGCGCCATCGCCGAAGATCGTGTGCGCGAATTGCCGCCGCAGCAAGACAATCTGTTGGATCGCGCATGGCATGCGTTGACCACCAACTTGCTGCGTCCCGCGTCGTCGTTGCCGGAAGCCCGCTCATGA
- a CDS encoding aminopeptidase P N-terminal domain-containing protein, with product MPHSQPAFERHAALNIAPDEFARRRRQLMKMAGEDAVVLIATAPERMRNADAAWPYRQDSDFHYLSGFPEPDAVLALLPGRQHGEMVLFCRERDPHHERWHGESIGTERAVSDYGMDDAFPIDDIDDILPGMIEGRGRVYCHFGREPQFDAQLLGWMRRLRQLRGGGVVPKEFVALGHLLHDLRLYKSRAELKLMRASAAIAAEAHLAAMAMAHAGRHEYEVEAELVRIMRSRGAVAAFPPIVAGGVNACTMHYVANRAPLKHGDLLLIDAGAELDCYASDISRSFPVNGRYSREQRALYEIVLTAQQAAIDEVRPGRSYSTAHDVAVHVITEGLCALGLIKESPAEAIEQGSYKRYFPAKTSHWLGLDVHDVGDYRVDGEPRLLEPGMVLTVEPGIYIAPDDTSVPEAWRGIGIRIEDDVAVTRDGNEVLTAAVPKEPSEIEALLATR from the coding sequence ATGCCACATTCCCAACCAGCCTTCGAGCGGCACGCTGCATTGAATATCGCTCCCGACGAATTCGCGCGGCGTCGCCGCCAATTGATGAAGATGGCCGGTGAGGACGCGGTGGTGCTGATCGCTACCGCGCCCGAGCGCATGCGTAACGCCGACGCCGCGTGGCCGTATCGACAGGATTCGGATTTCCATTATTTAAGCGGTTTTCCCGAGCCGGACGCGGTTTTGGCATTGTTGCCGGGGCGTCAGCACGGCGAAATGGTGCTGTTCTGCCGTGAGCGCGATCCGCATCACGAACGCTGGCACGGGGAATCCATCGGCACCGAGCGCGCTGTGTCCGATTACGGTATGGACGACGCGTTTCCGATCGACGATATCGACGACATTCTGCCCGGCATGATCGAAGGTCGCGGCCGCGTTTATTGTCACTTTGGCCGTGAACCGCAATTCGATGCGCAACTGCTCGGTTGGATGCGCCGCCTTAGGCAATTGCGCGGCGGCGGCGTGGTGCCGAAAGAATTCGTCGCGCTGGGTCATCTTCTGCACGACTTGCGCCTGTACAAATCGCGCGCGGAACTGAAGCTAATGCGCGCCTCCGCAGCGATTGCCGCCGAAGCGCATCTCGCCGCCATGGCGATGGCGCATGCAGGGCGGCACGAGTACGAAGTGGAAGCCGAGCTGGTGCGCATCATGCGCAGCCGCGGTGCGGTCGCGGCGTTTCCGCCTATCGTCGCTGGTGGCGTGAACGCGTGCACCATGCATTACGTTGCCAATCGCGCGCCGTTGAAACACGGCGATCTGTTGTTGATCGACGCTGGCGCGGAATTGGATTGCTACGCATCCGATATCAGTCGTAGCTTTCCGGTGAACGGTCGCTACAGTCGCGAGCAGCGCGCGCTGTACGAGATTGTGCTGACCGCGCAGCAGGCAGCGATCGACGAAGTAAGACCCGGGCGCTCCTACAGCACCGCACACGATGTCGCGGTGCATGTCATCACGGAAGGCTTGTGCGCGCTCGGATTGATCAAAGAGTCGCCGGCCGAAGCGATCGAGCAGGGCAGCTACAAGCGGTATTTCCCGGCAAAAACCAGTCATTGGCTTGGGCTGGACGTGCACGATGTGGGCGACTACCGCGTCGATGGCGAACCACGACTGCTCGAGCCGGGCATGGTGCTGACGGTGGAGCCCGGTATTTACATCGCACCCGATGATACGTCCGTGCCCGAAGCATGGCGCGGCATTGGCATTCGCATCGAAGACGATGTGGCGGTGACGCGCGATGGCAATGAGGTGTTGACGGCTGCCGTTCCGAAAGAGCCGAGCGAGATTGAGGCGTTGTTGGCGACGCGATGA
- a CDS encoding alpha/beta hydrolase: MQRRAFLQLATGLVASSVLAGYASPLWAGTKEQIGEAKRFRASRRYMQTSFGRIAYVERGSGEAALFLHGFPLNSFQWRGALERLSPYRRCIAPDFLGLGYTEVAPGQSVAPDAQVAMLIALLDALGVGRVDVVGSDSGGAVAQLFITKHPERVRSLLLTNCDTEHESPPAAMKPVIALSHEGKFVDTWLAPWLANKTLARSPQGIGGMCFADPTDPTDEAIDCYFTPLVSSPHRKALVHAYAIALENNPLAGIGAALRQSRVPTRIVWGIDDTIFSFAGAEYLDRTMGRSLGIRRVPNAKLFYPEERPDLIAEEARKLWKTV, encoded by the coding sequence ATGCAACGCAGAGCATTTTTGCAACTCGCCACCGGCTTGGTCGCCTCAAGCGTGCTGGCCGGATACGCATCGCCGCTATGGGCGGGTACAAAGGAACAAATCGGCGAAGCGAAACGCTTTCGCGCCAGTCGGCGATACATGCAGACATCGTTTGGGCGCATCGCTTACGTCGAGCGCGGCAGCGGCGAAGCCGCGCTTTTCTTGCACGGTTTTCCGCTCAACAGCTTTCAGTGGCGTGGTGCCCTGGAGCGCCTTTCGCCGTATCGACGCTGCATCGCGCCGGATTTTCTCGGACTGGGCTACACGGAAGTTGCGCCCGGACAAAGCGTGGCGCCGGACGCGCAAGTCGCCATGCTTATCGCCTTGCTCGATGCACTTGGCGTGGGTCGGGTGGATGTGGTGGGCAGCGATAGCGGCGGCGCAGTCGCCCAGTTGTTCATAACCAAACATCCCGAACGCGTTCGCAGCTTGCTGTTGACCAATTGCGATACGGAGCACGAAAGTCCGCCGGCCGCGATGAAGCCGGTCATCGCGCTGTCCCACGAGGGCAAATTTGTGGATACCTGGCTGGCGCCGTGGCTCGCGAACAAAACGCTGGCGCGTTCGCCGCAAGGTATCGGCGGCATGTGCTTTGCAGATCCGACGGACCCGACCGACGAAGCGATCGATTGCTACTTCACGCCGTTGGTCAGTTCGCCGCATCGCAAAGCGTTGGTGCATGCGTATGCGATTGCGTTGGAAAACAACCCGCTCGCCGGGATTGGCGCCGCGTTGCGGCAAAGCAGAGTTCCTACGCGCATCGTTTGGGGCATAGACGATACGATTTTTTCGTTCGCGGGCGCGGAATATCTCGATCGCACGATGGGCCGTTCGCTCGGCATACGGCGTGTGCCCAACGCCAAATTGTTTTATCCGGAAGAGCGACCGGATCTCATTGCCGAAGAAGCGCGCAAGCTTTGGAAGACGGTTTGA
- the zapA gene encoding cell division protein ZapA, which yields MSTNEPVSLRLIDREFLIACPPEERDGLLEAASFLDRKMRELRSHMKTPGFDRLAVLAAISITHEYLQLQKSAASTSNANVAESGLAEDLASLRRKLEAALDAQLK from the coding sequence ATGTCCACCAACGAACCGGTTTCGCTGCGACTGATCGACCGCGAGTTTTTGATCGCTTGTCCGCCGGAAGAGCGCGACGGCTTGTTGGAAGCGGCCAGTTTTCTCGACCGCAAAATGCGCGAGTTGCGCTCGCACATGAAGACACCGGGTTTCGATCGTCTCGCCGTGCTCGCCGCCATCAGTATCACGCACGAATATCTGCAGCTGCAAAAGAGCGCCGCAAGCACAAGTAACGCCAACGTTGCTGAATCGGGTCTCGCTGAAGATCTCGCTTCGTTGCGCCGCAAGCTTGAAGCCGCACTGGACGCGCAACTAAAATAG
- a CDS encoding UPF0149 family protein — MTALEPIGYDELDEAVNHLRLSIRTSELHGSICGFLAANGRLPKRHVLTALHLQAGSNAVAEADQDVLDQVVAQSAEELADPELIFEPLLPADDRPLPERADAVVDWCRGFLGGFGLGGPDAHSRLSEEGREIMQDIGAIASSSLDFSNEEEDEDALIEVHEFVRMGAMLLFTECHIPNQPSSGTLH; from the coding sequence ATGACCGCCCTCGAACCCATCGGGTACGACGAACTGGACGAAGCGGTTAACCACCTGCGATTGTCCATTCGCACCAGTGAGTTACACGGTTCTATTTGCGGGTTTCTGGCCGCCAACGGCCGGTTGCCGAAGCGTCACGTGCTGACGGCGCTGCACCTTCAGGCCGGCAGCAATGCGGTTGCCGAAGCGGACCAGGACGTGCTGGACCAAGTAGTCGCGCAGAGCGCCGAAGAGCTGGCCGATCCTGAATTGATCTTCGAACCCCTGTTACCGGCCGATGACCGACCACTGCCGGAACGCGCCGATGCGGTGGTCGACTGGTGTCGAGGCTTTTTAGGTGGTTTCGGTTTGGGCGGACCGGACGCGCACAGTCGGCTTTCGGAAGAAGGGCGCGAGATCATGCAAGACATCGGCGCCATCGCATCGTCGTCGCTCGACTTCAGCAATGAAGAAGAAGACGAAGACGCGTTGATCGAAGTGCACGAATTCGTGCGCATGGGCGCGATGCTGCTGTTTACCGAATGCCACATTCCCAACCAGCCTTCGAGCGGCACGCTGCATTGA
- a CDS encoding PilZ domain-containing protein: MNSPEQRRAPRKQPDFAVTVTDVITSQPLGHLGNLSSNGMLLIGHHAPRSEAVYQVALPLPSHDGTLPTIEVGIQEQWHEPAATPGQIWSGYRIIAIGTADAALLERWLQQS; the protein is encoded by the coding sequence ATGAATTCGCCCGAACAACGCCGCGCCCCGCGCAAGCAACCCGATTTCGCCGTGACGGTGACCGATGTGATCACCAGTCAACCGCTGGGTCATCTTGGCAATCTGTCCAGCAACGGCATGCTGCTGATCGGACATCACGCACCACGCAGCGAAGCGGTGTATCAAGTCGCCCTGCCCCTGCCTTCCCACGACGGCACCTTGCCGACCATCGAAGTCGGTATCCAGGAGCAATGGCACGAACCGGCCGCCACGCCGGGGCAGATCTGGTCCGGTTATCGGATCATCGCCATCGGCACGGCGGACGCGGCGCTGCTGGAACGCTGGTTGCAGCAGTCGTGA
- the hemW gene encoding radical SAM family heme chaperone HemW — translation MSWVAPPLALYVHMPWCVKKCPYCDFNSHGLRGEPPYATYVDTLLADLDADRVDFGAALENRPIVSVFFGGGTPSLFAPDLIARFLDGARARLVFADACEVTLETNPGTVEHGRFDGYLAAGVNRISFGIQSFDDAKLKRLGRIHSASEAEAAVKSAQDAGFDNINLDLMYALPEQTLPGALNDVDRAVALRPTHISHYQLTLEPNTVFAAHPPPLPDDDAAWAMQEACEAKLADAGYTQYEISAYAQAGRRCQHNLNYWRFGDYLGIGAGAHGKVTDTARNEVSRRWKTRHPNAYLEAAGGPARIGGHAAVAAGELPFEYMLNALRLIDGVPAEDFSARTGLPQARIAAGLVAGRDKGWLENDPHILRTTPLGQRFLNDVIASFLD, via the coding sequence ATGTCGTGGGTCGCACCACCGCTGGCGCTTTACGTTCACATGCCTTGGTGCGTGAAGAAATGCCCGTACTGCGATTTCAATTCGCACGGTTTGCGCGGCGAACCGCCGTACGCGACTTACGTGGACACGCTGCTGGCCGATCTCGACGCGGATCGCGTCGATTTCGGCGCCGCACTGGAAAATCGGCCGATTGTCAGCGTGTTCTTCGGCGGCGGCACACCCAGCCTTTTCGCGCCGGACTTGATTGCCCGCTTTCTCGACGGCGCACGCGCACGCCTGGTCTTTGCGGATGCCTGCGAAGTCACACTGGAAACCAATCCGGGCACGGTCGAACATGGACGCTTCGACGGCTATCTCGCCGCCGGCGTCAACCGTATTTCTTTCGGCATTCAAAGTTTCGACGACGCCAAACTGAAGCGGTTGGGGCGCATCCACTCCGCAAGCGAGGCAGAAGCGGCGGTGAAGTCAGCGCAGGATGCTGGCTTCGACAATATCAATCTCGATCTGATGTACGCGCTGCCGGAGCAAACCTTGCCCGGCGCGCTGAACGACGTGGATCGCGCAGTCGCCCTGCGCCCCACACATATCTCGCATTACCAATTGACCCTTGAACCCAACACCGTCTTCGCCGCCCATCCGCCGCCGCTGCCCGACGACGATGCGGCCTGGGCCATGCAGGAGGCCTGCGAAGCCAAACTGGCCGACGCCGGTTACACCCAATACGAAATATCCGCGTACGCCCAAGCCGGCCGGCGCTGCCAGCACAACCTCAATTACTGGCGCTTTGGCGATTACCTGGGCATAGGCGCGGGCGCGCACGGCAAAGTCACTGATACCGCCCGCAACGAAGTGTCGCGTCGGTGGAAAACCCGCCACCCCAACGCCTACCTGGAGGCCGCCGGCGGCCCCGCGCGCATCGGCGGCCACGCGGCCGTGGCGGCCGGCGAATTGCCGTTCGAATACATGCTCAACGCCCTGCGCCTGATCGATGGCGTGCCGGCGGAGGATTTCAGCGCCCGTACCGGCCTCCCCCAGGCCCGGATCGCGGCCGGCCTCGTTGCGGGCCGCGACAAAGGCTGGCTGGAAAACGATCCGCACATCCTTCGCACCACCCCTCTGGGCCAACGCTTCCTCAACGACGTCATCGCAAGCTTTCTGGACTAA